The Candidatus Woesearchaeota archaeon genome contains a region encoding:
- the argS gene encoding arginine--tRNA ligase — MKEEINEKKKIASLLAEATGNKEEDIESLIEVPPKMEMGDYAFPCFSFAKSMKKSPAQIAMDISKKANSALSEKNYLFIERVESTGPYLNFFLKKGIFAEKVLKEIIAKGDSYGSGEKKKDKVMVEFSDPNTHKAFHIGHLRNASIGDSLVRVMRFSGYNVTAANYIGDVGAHVGKCLWALEKFHSGELGKIPKNERGEFLGQVYTDATKRIAEAEEKKDSSLKEEAALIAKKLEEGDSSLTKLWKETREWSIEEFKRIYRELGINFDIYFFESEVEKKGKEIVSELLKKKIAEESRGAIIVDLKKYNLDVFLILRTDKTALYATKDLGLAEDKFRKYEIDRSIYVVGSEQKMYFQQLFKTLELMGFPNAKKCYHLAHELVMLEEGKMSSREGNVVTYGTLASEMMKKAESEIEKRHPEWAKKEKEDTAKKIAIAAMKFSMLNQDNNKPIIFSIVKALDFEGETASYVQYACTRASSILRKEKEENKKFIPAEEIKSADLSVLNSAEESALIRKLSEFPSVISKATEEYKPFIIPKYLLELSKQFSIFYRECQIMKAEEKVKKARLILTESARTVIANGLSLIGIPALERM, encoded by the coding sequence ATGAAAGAAGAGATTAATGAAAAAAAGAAAATCGCTTCCCTCCTTGCAGAAGCAACAGGGAATAAGGAAGAGGATATTGAAAGCCTGATTGAAGTTCCTCCGAAGATGGAGATGGGCGACTATGCATTTCCATGCTTCTCATTTGCAAAGTCAATGAAAAAGAGCCCGGCGCAGATTGCCATGGATATAAGCAAAAAGGCAAATTCGGCGCTTTCTGAAAAAAATTATCTGTTCATTGAAAGGGTGGAAAGCACAGGGCCCTATCTTAATTTTTTCCTGAAAAAAGGGATTTTTGCAGAAAAGGTCCTTAAAGAAATAATAGCAAAAGGCGATTCATACGGCTCAGGAGAAAAGAAAAAAGACAAGGTGATGGTGGAGTTTTCTGACCCCAACACCCACAAGGCATTTCACATCGGGCATCTCAGGAATGCATCAATCGGGGACTCCCTTGTGAGGGTTATGAGATTCTCAGGATACAATGTTACAGCAGCCAACTACATCGGGGATGTCGGGGCTCATGTCGGAAAATGCCTCTGGGCTCTTGAAAAATTCCACAGCGGAGAGCTTGGAAAGATTCCAAAAAATGAAAGGGGGGAATTTTTGGGGCAGGTTTACACTGATGCAACAAAAAGAATAGCAGAGGCAGAGGAGAAAAAGGATTCCTCGCTAAAAGAAGAGGCTGCCCTCATTGCAAAAAAGCTTGAGGAGGGCGACAGCTCACTAACAAAACTATGGAAAGAGACAAGAGAATGGAGCATTGAGGAATTCAAGAGGATATACAGGGAGCTCGGGATAAATTTTGATATTTATTTCTTTGAAAGCGAGGTTGAAAAGAAGGGAAAGGAAATAGTCAGCGAGCTCCTGAAAAAGAAAATAGCAGAAGAAAGCCGGGGCGCAATAATAGTTGACCTGAAAAAATACAATCTTGATGTTTTTCTCATACTCAGGACAGACAAGACAGCCCTTTATGCCACAAAGGACCTCGGGCTTGCAGAGGACAAGTTCAGAAAATATGAGATAGACAGAAGCATATATGTTGTCGGCTCAGAGCAGAAAATGTATTTCCAGCAGCTCTTCAAAACCCTTGAACTCATGGGATTTCCCAATGCAAAAAAATGCTACCACCTTGCGCACGAGCTTGTGATGCTTGAAGAGGGAAAGATGTCCTCAAGAGAGGGGAATGTTGTAACATACGGAACTCTTGCATCAGAGATGATGAAAAAGGCAGAAAGCGAGATTGAGAAGAGGCATCCTGAATGGGCAAAGAAGGAAAAAGAGGATACAGCAAAAAAGATAGCCATTGCTGCAATGAAATTCTCAATGCTCAACCAGGACAACAACAAGCCGATAATATTCAGCATAGTAAAAGCCCTTGACTTTGAGGGCGAGACAGCATCCTATGTGCAGTATGCCTGCACAAGGGCTTCATCAATCCTGCGAAAGGAAAAGGAGGAAAACAAAAAGTTCATCCCTGCTGAAGAGATTAAATCAGCTGATTTATCAGTCCTGAATTCAGCTGAGGAAAGCGCGCTCATCAGAAAGCTTTCAGAATTCCCTTCAGTAATCTCAAAGGCAACTGAGGAATACAAGCCGTTCATAATCCCGAAATACCTGCTTGAGCTTTCAAAGCAGTTCTCAATATTCTACCGCGAATGCC